The genomic stretch TCACCGATTGTATTTTCAGAATACAATAAAACAATCTTATTCATGCTTTTCTATGGAACATAAGAGATTAATGTACAGGCCCTTGCAGTAAAATCCTTAAGGCACTTTACAGTTACATACATGGGCAGTTAGGATCACAATTACTAACTTTAACCTTCCttgctgttaaaaaaaaactctgaaAAGCACCAGAAGAAAGATGGCTAGGTTTTCTGCTCATTTGTGTGAACATGCCATAGGCCTCCTGCAGGGAGGCATGAGCACTGCAGATGTGGCCGGAGCAATTAACTGAAATGTCCATACTGAGAGTTCCATAGGGAGACAGGAAGGACAGATGATAGTCCTAGCAATTGCAGAGCAGTAATATATAGGGCCAGGCAATGGCCCTCAGTAATGTTCAGGAACTTTCAAATGCAGTGGCGGTAACATCTGCAACAATTGTCAAATCTCATGAGTCCATTAAGATTAATTAAAAGTAGTAAAGCCACACAAGATGTTGCCTGCTAGATACAGTACTAATCCTTTTTTTGTTCAGAGACTCATTATCAGGATTTTCAGTGGAAAAAAGTCTCTAATTTTATGTTTGTGCATTGGCAgacgctttaatccaaagcgacttacacagggctccagactaacttttttcactaggagcacagtggcccccaactgaaaattttggGGGCCCAACCAggaaatttaggggcacacaccgtaaatcaacatgcttaCCAAATactcacatttctactaatttccactgtattactaataaatactttaatgatagatgcagaaagtacaatgtgctgtttcaaattcagtgtcacattttgttgtgcacttttggaaaaaaggtcaaatttacttgttgcacatgtgcgactggatgtaaaattcagtggcacactctctaattttaggggcaaaatgccaccatttgggggcagtctggagccctggacttacagtacattacaacatatacatttttatcagtatgtgtgttccctgggtttgaacccatgacctttttgcCCTGCTGACCCAATGCTCTAACACTGACATGAGCTTTAATACCTTGATTTCCTTTATTCACCTGAAAACAGAGAATCTTTGCAAGTGCACACTTTTGACTGTTTGATTGAATTAATCATGTAATGTTTTGTTCTGTTCATTTGTTGTAGTACTTTCCTAATAGTGTAACTGCAATGTGTGCTTGATGTTTAGGCTAAAGCGAGTCAGTTCTTCAGCAGTGGCCATACTAACAACTGGGCGGTCCTGGTAAGTTTGATTTACAGTATACAAAATCTTTATAAATGTGTACATTATTAAACACGTCTTTTCTTTTACACTATATTGTTCAGCTAGTAtcaaagaataaataaaaatagcaTATTGATCTAAATATATCATACTGATTTGTATGTTAAGTTATTTTTTCTTGTAAGAAGAGAACACCGTGATATGAGAGACTTGAAACTAGTAAAGTTAtgatttgttaaaatataatttgccatcATCTTACAGCTTTTTCACATGTACTGGAACATGACTTTATTATGTCTTTACCAATAACAGTATGCATGTTCCCCTTATTGTCTTTTTATTCTTTATCAATACTATAATAATGTTTATGTGTAGGTCTGCACGTCTAGATTCTGGTTTAATTATCGTCATGTGGCGAACACACTGTCAGTGTACAGGAGTGTAAAGAGACTGGGCATTCCAGACAGGTACATTTTAACACAATAATAACTATTTTTAACTCCTGGGATCCTCATTACAGtgacatattattttaatcatctTTCACCTACTGCTGTGCTGCTGGTTACTTTATATTCTCCAGAGATTTTCTCTCTTTTGTAGCACAGAGACAGTATTAATTGTGTCCAGACCGTGCTCTTGTCTATAACCACAATGAAATCTTCCAGTCTGCTCtaattaaatgtgtttgttcCCCAGTCACATCGTGCTGATGCTGGCCGATGATATGGCCTGTAACTATAGAAACCCAAAACCAGCCACTGTGTTCAGCCATAAGAACATGGAGCTCAATGTGTATGGAGATGACGTGGAGGTGGATTACCGTGGCTACGAGGTGAGGCTGCTCCTGCCTAATTTGGTTTAATCATAATATCACTCAAACTGgttgtctttaaataaaatatattgcaGTACTTTCTACACTGGAAATTGATTTTTGAGGTTTGTTTAGGTGGTATAGTGATGTTAAAACAGGCAACATTATTATACTGATATTCCTCAAacatttaatttgatatttcCTCTTCTTCCATTTCATTTTCTGTTTTGTCCTCTACAATTTATTCTTCTACTTTGTCTTCATATTTCTTATCTTTTTTATATTCGTTATATTCTCATCTTCTATCTCAGCTTGGAATCATTATGTGATGaacagtggtggccggtgacttcttttttcgagggcgctcaatgcgaagttcgtcacaacatgtatgtagctcgtcatgtgtgtggttcgtaatttcaaaatatgtgttctgcgcatcgagtgatcctatgtgcatcacgtgtcttgtcaaaataagtgcctgctgcagacgcgtctaaaggatttatgataaaagagacgttcgcgtttgccagatactcgcataatctcattcgtaattttagtttactgttaagggagtgtcttgcatgtattttttgaacgtgagcatctcttttatgatcataaacggttttgacatgtgtgcagcaggcacttattttgacaaaacatgtgatgcacatggttcacatgacgcaacaaacacatattttgaaaacacaagcaacacacatgacactccgaatacttattttgaatttgcgcccctcggatgagcagttacgagccgccactgctgatgacttaatttaaataattattaatctCATACAGTATCAATAATTTGCTGAGAAAAGTCTCCATCTAATGATCATGTACAGACATTGCATATTGTagatataaataaatcattaaataaataataagtttgtttgtttctatATAATTAAACATAAGCCTATCATTGacctatattttttacaatattaTGATTCCATTTACACACTGCaggttaaataaaaatgtgtagtTTTAAGACTTTTTTCAGTTGTATAATATTGACATTCTACAGTAGTTAAAGGAGTCATATTGTCAGGTTTCATGTTTTCAAGttgcaaaaatttaaatttcaaATCCAAAGAGATCTCCTTTTTAAAAGTGAAGCCTCATCTACGCCCACCTAAAATGGCTCGTTTAACACGCCCATGCAGTTTGACGTCATACTGgtttgaacattttcataacaccgCCCTCGTATATACGCAAAGATAGAGGGTGTAACTTTCAATCACGCTGTAGTATTGTTGTTTCCGCCATGTCGAGCAGACGTtgtgtttcgttgcaaaactactttggttggcattccaacagagtaaacattaagaaaccagtggttaggttttatttacaacacaGTTTCAGAACAGTACAGCCCAAATGTTCGATTGTGTGCTGCACATTTTAAGGAGGATTACTTTCTAAACATTGCGTAGTACAACCGCTGGATGTACACAAAGGCTTCGTCTATAAAGTGGAGCAATTGTAACTTTGCACCTACACTGACATCCTGTAAGTAGccgatgttttcatatttaatacatttcctCACAGGCCTGTGTTTTTATGCATTTCCTAATGATGATCCGCGAGATTTGAGAAGTGCAGATTagtgcttgtttgttgtttctacgttcacaaatgcaaacatggtttatgttgtagtatccttaccttaccatctgttacgttctgctcagatcgcgctggtaaagttgatcgatTAGCTTAGCCAtccgtgttttctgggtcagatTCAGGCTCGTGTTGATAAGGTAGTAGTAAATACGATAGTATCTCGTGGCTTTCACTATTGGTCTGGGAGCTCATCTTCCAAAACTTGGCAAGGAGCGTCATATTTCCGATTACGTTActgaggtattcggccaatcacaacgcactggatagctggccaatcagttcACACCCGTTGACACCGCGCTTTCTCACAACGATAAGCTTTGTACCAAACGACCTGTTTCAGATGGGTGGGACTTAGAGGTGctaaaaaatgtatggtatgtggaaaataattattttttttaaccataaaccacacaaacacattgtattacaccaaatacacaaagtaatgtgctttttagccACATAATATGACTCCTTTAAAAACTGAATGCAAGTGTTTTTATGATTGTGAACAAGATGAATACTTTGCAGTCAAGTTTGTCAATTTGTTTCAGATTCGTATAGGAAGATGTAAAGTTTAAGAGGATAGTTCTCCCAAGAATTTTGTATCATTTATTCACCCCcatgttgttcttaacctgtattagttttttttattctaatgagcacaaaagaaaatattttagtaaatgatggtaagcacaaagttgatggtacccattcacttccatagtaggaaaaacaaatactatggaagtcagtgggtaccatcaactgtgtgcctaccatcatttatcaaatatCATTGTTTGCGGTCAACAGaggaaagaaactcatacagctTTAAACAACATGatgatgacagcattttcatttttgggtgaactatacctttaataataatgtaaaataaatatgggACATACACTTTTTTTTGGGACAAACAGTTATTTAAACTGCCCTAGCAGTTAGCTGTGGTACAGTATATAAGCAGGCTTAGATTGtgttaaaaatgacaaaagtgatttatattaaaagtatttgacagggcaatatttcagatagcgatataattcctggctcccgcgtcaccctgtttttgttgttaagcctcaccattggttgaatttgatatacacattcagacgtacttacccctggaggcgtccccaaagtgtcactgccATTCcatcgaaagggaactgtaacagtgtatcttaaaaggtaacacaatgtaaccttgctctcacttgaaatgtgtcccaacatttagtccttgaatttgaggatattggacctggaaagtccttgaaaggtccttgaatttgaagttaactaaggtgtgggaaccctgatttgATCACTATTAACTACCCTCTTTACCTGGTTAGACGGGTGAGATATATTGAACATTTGACATTTCTCTGTTTTTTTAGGTCACAGTTGAGAACTTCCTTCGAGTCCTGACAGGGCGACTCCCCCCCAGCACCCCTCGGTCCAAAAGGCTACTGTCAGACGACCGCAGCAATATTCTCATCTATCTGACAGGTGAgatcaatgcatttttttttacagatttttgaCTGATTCATTCATATCTTTGACTGTGAATCTGCTTTCACAGGTCATGGTGGAAACGGCTTCCTGAAGTTCCAGGATTCTGAAGAGATTAGCAACACTGAGCTGGCTGATGCTTTTGAACAGATGTGGCAGAAGAGGAGGTAACTGGACATTGTGCGCATATAAGCTCGTCTGCTGTCTAATGCAATGgaatgcaatggaaaagcaccataacTCCCTGCGAGGTGGTTTATGTCTGAACAGGCTTTAATGTCAGAGCATTTGTGTTTTTCATGCTCGAGAGTACCTGCAATAAACTTTTATATCACATTATAAAGAGCTGTATTAGACATCACACAGAATGCCAGTATTCAACAtcacattatattatattatatattaatggcGCTTTCTTATATCTGTTGAGTTAGTCAATGTGTGATTATTGCTATAAACACAAACCTGATTGTTTTTCAAGCGCCGCAGGGATGATGtgtttttgtaggccaacctgGAAGTTTCCTCCGCTATAAAGCTTACTCATTTTTTTCCATAGACCTTTGCATTATCActaaaaaataagctctgtgtttaacaaaagtttagtAAAGAATACAATGAATTATGAATTTTTGTCTATTTGTAGTCTGGACTAGTCTATGTGACACTCACACTCCATATTACAGAACACTGTTTGATGTACAGGGCTGAACCTCCACACCagcattatatataaataatgcaTTATAAATGCTCTAATAGCATGTTTAGATCCACCACTGTGTAAATATTGTGATAGGTTGGTGTGAGGTACAATGACAACTTCCTCTGTGCCTGTACAGTAGCTTTCTTCATCCACTGCTGCACAGGAGGTTTTCTGTTGTCAATGTGGTAATTGCAGGTTTGATCCAATAAATTAGTGAAGCCCCTTTTGTACACCATTGCTCTCTTTACATCTTGGCTTTacgagtctctctctctctctctctctctctctctctctttctctctctctctctttctctctctctctctctctctttctctccctccagCTCGGCTGAGTGGGCTAAAAGTGTGAAAGggctaaatatataaatatatatttttgtgaatgaGGCATTAATGTGTGCCAGGTTCCTGGTTACTGTGGCAACAACTCACAGAGGAGTGCTATATTGGTTTGTGTAGTAATTGCATCTCAGACAACCCTGAGACAGCCAGAACTGCCTCTCATTACACAACAGGATCGGCTTTAATTACAACGATTgtacttttaaacaaaaaaaatgattttacatTGACAAAAACAACTGCTGCTAAATCCAAACTTCCTTTGCTGCAGGTACAACGAGTTGCTGTTCATTATAGACACCTGCCAGGGAGCGTCCATGTATGAGAGGTTTTACTCACCCAACATCATGGCCCTGGCCAGCAGCCAGGTTGGAGAGGACTCCCTCTCTGTAAGTATAACATTACCTACTTGATCTCCTGCACATCTGTTACCTACCTCTACAGATTGAACCATAAAGCTGTAGGATAACATTCATTAGATTTTTGGATGTGAAGTAGTCCTCTTAACACGGAGTTTAAAAACAATCTAGgacaacatttttgttatttatttatttatttagcacgCAATTtgatccaaagtgacttacaaatgatgCAACGTTTAaagtaattaaatgttaaactgTTGCAAGGTATTAATGTGTTGATATTTCTCAAACGTTCCAATTACGGTTTGTTTTAAATGCTTAACCCTAAGTGTAAAACTCCAGTTATTAATCCAAACACCATTTATAAGCTtagctaaaatctttttattTAAGTGTCTAGGATTTTTTAATTGCTTGTTTGGCCAACAATTTCATTTAGGCATTTGAATAATTTTGTAGAAATTGGTGAAATTTTGGCATTTGACTCACTGTGAATAAGTCttgttaaagagtaactaaaccctaaaccaactttttttagttaatgatctgtaagaatgatgctttatttgtgctgttcattgattttagtaagttttttgacatttggatataaggtgtttcaatactacaatatatgttgtaaaaacgtctgagtgctgccctcttaaggttgaacggtggctactgcagttgaattttcctattggatgttgggtccaaaaaataactcgtgatgtaagcaggttcaagctcaccacgcccttgttacgatctcaccacacacttggtacgagcttagttcatcccctctatctccgttatGATCTGCCCACCAGGGCTCTGAACCGGTTCAAGGAACGAAAACCGGAAACGAACGAAATTTTAACaggaacgaaaacgaaaactaaaacgaaatcaattttaatcgttctgaacagaaacgtttatttaaaatgaccattaaccggttaataacgttattttatcattttctttaatattgtactTATCAGTGACCCATCATGATTTGAACAGTACAACATGTGACTTTGACGCATCAAGCGTGAGTGACTTTGACATATAGCGTGAGTGAAATGCCCGCGCAGCAGTCATCGAGTCTCCGGCCCGATAGCATTTGTCTTAAACAACCACAAAGCTACCCATCAAATGTTCAGAGGTATGTTTAAGTTAAAAGTTGCTTGGAAATATGAAGATGCAAACTGTAACTCAAAAAAGCCAGGGGACTTATACCACTGTCAATTACTTTTTAGATGGGTTGCCACCAAGAAATTCCTTTTCGTTATTATTCGTTAGTCTTAACAAGTCTGTCTGCAATATTGAAGGATGTGGGGGAGAAGTACAGTAGCCGGGAATCACTGAGGTAACTTACAGAGGCACATTTAACATAAACATCCAGAAGAGTATGCTGCGGTTTCAACCAGTAAAAGACATGGTTGAAAACGGGTCGTTTTTTCAGCTGTTTATACTTAAAATGAATGCAGGTAtttcttttgtggttttaacaattaatgcaatgttgaagtttagttatatcatgtgttatgttattatttttgtgtgaaaattagtctgtatgcatgcatttgttaaagtatagcctgaattaaaataacgttattaaccggtattttttctaagtaaaccgttttcggaacgtaaatgttcaatgaggaacgcaaaaacggaaacgttaaaatatcgattctgctcggagtgaaacgattgataatttttttcgtttttaagccctgctgcccacttttcttgcttttttcaaatattgccaatgggtggagtcaggctctgaccaggggtttagttaccctttaaaggaaaacactacagtttttcaatattttactatgttcttacattAACTTTTGACGAATTAAAACCTCCCTATCTTTTTCCAatgcgtacacttaatcttGTACAGTGCGTCGAatatgtgttagcatttagcctagccccattcattccttaggatccaaaggatgaatttagaagccaccaaacactttcatattttccctatttaaagactgtaacatgagtagttacacgagtaagtatggttgcacaaaataaaatgtggcgattttttaagcggataaaaaatgtgaactatattgtatggcggaagagcacttagtttgcagcacttcaatctcgggtgcagtaatattgatggaagTTTGAATGGGTGGGAGTGATGAGCTttgtcaggagtgatgatgttactgcacgccAAAAAGTTTGCAAATTGTTAATTGTCTTGCATTATTCAGCCACATTGAAAGTTGTGTTTAAAGGACATTGAACAATCAATTTACTTAGTGCAACTTTTTCACTCGGGTGTCCTTGTGTTTTACTCATTCATGCTTAATAAATTCTACAAATTAGTTTTATATGGATTAAGGGAGTGCATACATTAGACATTTGCTCATCTTTTTGTCTATACAGCACCAGCCAGACTTGGCTATAGGGGTTCACTTGATGGACAAGTACACCTTCTACTTACTGGAGTTTCTGGAGGAAGTTCACCCCGCTAGCCAAGCCAACATGAATGACCTGGTTAGTATGTGCAAGTCTGCATATTCATAAGGCATTTGCATCTGCATATAGTACCTGTACAGGAAATGCTAAATTGGGATATGTCCTATTATGCTCCTGTAGctgtatttacagtatatacacagcaaaatcaccagtgttaaatctaCACTGCTAGTGTTTATATGGGTACCACCATATAAACACTAGCAGTGTAGATGTAGTGTAGATGTAGTTGTTTCCactattgttcattgttacaacaaagcagctttacatggaaaacaaataataaaaatgacaaaaaatcaAGAAATAACAAGCGCATGGCAATTTTagattatagacggtttcagcagtaacaacataaacaagcggctgtcgcggtccgcacctaacttccggtaaactccgctaagaataaaaaacaacaaagttctttaaacgtagtttatttatataacaagcaaaaaacaacaacacacagattacctaggaaaacaaaacatttgttatttacgacgaggcattcgttcaagagatcagtttagtaactagtcacaccattaaaaaaacgaaaccggaagtaaggttcggatcctgACGTGTATCaggtgcgtccgatgaaaccgtctatagataaaaaaagatttattggTTCATTCTAATGAAGTAACCCGGCCACCTCAAAACTCCAGCAAGCACAAAAAGACACACTTGTCTCCCAGCGCCAATTAGTACCTCCAAGCCAAATCACCTAAAATCTCAAGGCAACC from Paramisgurnus dabryanus chromosome 6, PD_genome_1.1, whole genome shotgun sequence encodes the following:
- the pigk gene encoding GPI-anchor transamidase, producing the protein MDYYYLFTICTFIYFLVFMPSAYSNDVEAKASQFFSSGHTNNWAVLVCTSRFWFNYRHVANTLSVYRSVKRLGIPDSHIVLMLADDMACNYRNPKPATVFSHKNMELNVYGDDVEVDYRGYEVTVENFLRVLTGRLPPSTPRSKRLLSDDRSNILIYLTGHGGNGFLKFQDSEEISNTELADAFEQMWQKRRYNELLFIIDTCQGASMYERFYSPNIMALASSQVGEDSLSHQPDLAIGVHLMDKYTFYLLEFLEEVHPASQANMNDLFKVCPPSKCVSTPGHRTDLFQRDPGSVLITDFFGSVRKVEITKETINLMSPTETLMKRSGNAALQVESLTYVDQLPVAQIIHQKPKQKDWHPPDGFILGLWTLILLVFFKTYGIKHLKHIF